AGACCGGGACGGCCGACGCCGATGTCGTCGTTTTAGCCCAGGAAACCGCTGACTCATACGTAATAAGGACATTATGCGAGCTGGCTTCCGAGACGGCCAAGAGCTTTCTGCTCATCGCCGACGGCGACTTACGACCATATATCTCCAAGGCCGTCGAGTGCGGCGTCCGCGCCATACTCTGGCGCTCCCGCTTCTCCCCCGCTTCCTTCCTGCACACCATCCACACCGTCGGCAACGGCGGCGGGGTCCTCCCACCGTCGCTCCTGGGCACGCTGATGGACGAACTCCAGCGCATCCAACGCGAAGTACTCGCTCCCCGCGACCTGACCATGTACGGGCTCGCCAGCCGCGAGGTCGATGTTCTCCGGCTTATCTCCGAGGGCTTCGACCTCAAGGAGATCGCGCAGAAACTGGCCTATTCGGAACGCAACATCAAAAACATCCTGCACCAGGTCACCAAGCGCCACGGACTCCGCAACCGCACACACGCCGTTTCCTTCGCGATTCGTTCGGGTCTCATCTGAAACCCACGATCGACCGCTGCCACGGTTCGGCGTTCCTCGACGCTCATCGTTGCCATTCAGGTAACCGTTTTGGCAACCGGACGCAGTAAAAGCGACCCCGGCGAGACGGGGGCACGCTACTCTGTGCCTGAGGGCAGTCCGCCGGCTGTGTTCAGGGGATAAGTCTTCCCTTGGCAGGCGCTCATTGGGCTCGTGTTCCGGATACCGTCGCCGGACGCCAGCGGGTTGCCCTTTCGTTCATATCCGGCTTGTGCAAACAGGCTACGGCTACTGACAAGCACCGTCCGAACTGCTACCCCTTCCCTTGCGGCGGCAGCACATCCATCGGCCACCCGGTTGCAGATCTCCCGGCTGGTGCTCGCGCCCGGCGCCGTGGCGATCGACAACTAGTCAGCCCGAGCCAGGACGTGCGGTTTCTGGTTTTGCCTTAACTTGGGAGAAACACCCAAGCGCATCCATTGCGCACATGACGGGACTCGATCCGTCCTGATTGATCTTGCATATCGCGCCGAGCCAGGAACATGATCGGTTGGTCGCGGGGTGTCCGGCTGCCCACCCGGTCTAGCTCGCGGTTTGCCTGTTCAGTCCCCCTCGGACCGTACGAATGGGCAGCGGATGCTGACAAACCCGGACGTGTGCGGCATATTTCAGACGTCCTGAACAACAAGCGAAAACCTCTGCGAGCTATAGCGCGTGAGGATACCAACCGTGACGACCGGTGGACACCGCTGTTCGACCAAGAAAGCAACGAGTCCGCCGGTGGAAAGCGGTGCGCGAATACGTCCCCGCTGCCGAGCACTGCTACGGCATCAAGCAAGAAGAGCTGGAGCAGTTCACCGCTGCCACGGAGCTGATGGTCCCGTCCCAGACCCAGCCGAGCCCAGCGTACACGCTCAGCCAGAACTAGTGCCGTGTC
The sequence above is a segment of the Saccharopolyspora phatthalungensis genome. Coding sequences within it:
- a CDS encoding helix-turn-helix transcriptional regulator; the protein is MHDTAVATVRVALHAPDHLTRAGLASCIDQDRRLTQTGTADADVVVLAQETADSYVIRTLCELASETAKSFLLIADGDLRPYISKAVECGVRAILWRSRFSPASFLHTIHTVGNGGGVLPPSLLGTLMDELQRIQREVLAPRDLTMYGLASREVDVLRLISEGFDLKEIAQKLAYSERNIKNILHQVTKRHGLRNRTHAVSFAIRSGLI